In Armatimonadota bacterium, the following proteins share a genomic window:
- a CDS encoding dehydrogenase, with protein MEKLRFGVIGIGGMAAALAQRLQQFEDAVVVAASDTNPERKSVADELNASFYTDYEQMLQKEDLDAVVIGTPCGLHLEPTLAAAQAGKHIFLEKPMEISVERCDRMNRAAEEVGVKLMVGQVLRLFPLFQKSLDIIASGEIGKPKAIAVTRAGYATVFHSGWRVKRELAGGMLLETNVHELDYMRTVMGEPTQVYARMFNLLGKMEYEDVAYLVIDFENGGIGDLEASLSAAVGEYRVHIICEGGAIAHGGFGGNLRWARLGEKETVVSVEEAQQQYGDPYVRELRSFVDWVLHDEPPIFTGWDGRQAVAMCEAAYLSQERGMPVAVP; from the coding sequence ATGGAAAAGCTACGCTTTGGCGTGATTGGCATTGGAGGCATGGCGGCAGCTCTGGCGCAGCGGCTCCAGCAGTTTGAGGACGCAGTCGTTGTAGCGGCATCGGATACTAACCCAGAACGCAAGTCCGTCGCCGACGAACTGAACGCCTCCTTCTATACCGACTACGAACAAATGCTACAGAAGGAGGACCTGGACGCCGTTGTCATCGGCACGCCCTGCGGATTGCACCTGGAACCCACTCTGGCAGCTGCACAGGCAGGCAAGCATATCTTCCTCGAAAAGCCGATGGAGATTTCGGTGGAGCGATGCGACCGCATGAATCGTGCTGCCGAAGAAGTGGGCGTGAAGCTGATGGTTGGACAGGTGTTGCGCCTATTCCCACTATTCCAGAAGTCGCTGGACATCATTGCGTCGGGTGAAATCGGTAAGCCGAAAGCGATTGCGGTCACCCGGGCGGGGTACGCTACCGTGTTCCACTCCGGCTGGCGCGTCAAGCGTGAACTGGCGGGCGGAATGCTGCTGGAGACCAACGTGCACGAGTTGGACTACATGCGCACAGTGATGGGCGAGCCGACGCAGGTGTACGCCCGCATGTTCAACCTGCTCGGCAAGATGGAGTATGAGGATGTAGCATACCTCGTTATCGACTTCGAGAACGGCGGTATCGGCGACCTGGAAGCTAGCCTGTCCGCGGCGGTCGGTGAGTATCGCGTGCACATCATCTGCGAAGGAGGCGCGATAGCGCACGGAGGCTTCGGTGGCAACCTGCGTTGGGCACGGCTGGGCGAAAAAGAAACGGTAGTGTCTGTGGAAGAGGCGCAACAGCAATACGGCGACCCCTACGTGCGCGAGCTGCGCTCGTTCGTGGATTGGGTGTTACACGATGAGCCGCCCATCTTCACCGGCTGGGACGGACGGCAGGCGGT
- a CDS encoding glycosyl transferase encodes MPLAIIHDYLNQLGGAEKVLYTFLRLVPGATVYTSVVHPSVRASCVPETTPVRKSFLQSLPLAVTRTRLYLPLLPLAFERMNLHDHHLIVSISSAFAKGVRPPEGVPHLCYCQTPMRFAWNLDGYMRYERVSPATRAAVRLLMTWFRRWDVRTSERVTEFVAISHTVQERIRRFYGRDARIIYPPVDTDLYHPVSFAEKGEYYLVLSRLLPYKRIDVAIEACNRLRLPLVVAGEGRDEPRLRQMAGPTVRFTGRVPDEEARRLLSHARALILVAEEDFGLTPVEAMASGTPVIAYRGGGATESVVEGETGVFFERQEPEPLMEVLRQFHPSDYDPQRCVERARVFDSTRFLSEWRQLLQEYGYTSLPRILVERDAAGW; translated from the coding sequence ATGCCTCTTGCCATCATTCATGACTATCTGAACCAGCTGGGTGGAGCGGAGAAGGTGCTCTATACCTTTCTGCGTCTGGTTCCCGGTGCGACGGTGTATACGTCGGTGGTGCATCCTTCCGTACGCGCGTCCTGTGTGCCAGAGACAACCCCTGTGCGAAAGAGTTTCCTGCAGAGTCTGCCTCTTGCTGTCACGCGCACGCGCCTATATCTGCCTTTGCTTCCGCTGGCTTTCGAGAGGATGAACCTGCACGATCATCACCTCATCGTGAGTATCTCCAGCGCGTTCGCCAAAGGAGTACGACCTCCAGAGGGGGTGCCTCATCTGTGCTACTGCCAGACGCCGATGCGCTTCGCCTGGAATCTGGACGGCTACATGCGTTACGAGCGCGTCTCCCCCGCCACACGGGCGGCAGTGCGGTTGCTCATGACATGGTTTCGCCGTTGGGATGTACGAACCTCTGAACGGGTCACCGAGTTCGTTGCCATTTCGCACACGGTTCAAGAGCGAATCAGGCGGTTTTATGGGCGCGACGCACGCATCATCTATCCTCCTGTAGATACTGACCTGTATCACCCGGTTTCGTTTGCGGAGAAGGGAGAGTACTATCTGGTACTGAGCCGTTTGCTACCGTATAAGCGCATCGATGTGGCGATAGAGGCATGTAACCGTCTGCGTTTGCCGCTGGTAGTAGCGGGGGAGGGGAGAGACGAGCCGCGCCTGCGTCAGATGGCGGGACCCACAGTGCGTTTCACGGGCAGGGTGCCGGACGAGGAGGCGAGGCGTTTGCTTTCTCATGCCCGTGCGTTGATTCTGGTTGCCGAAGAGGATTTTGGGTTGACTCCTGTGGAAGCGATGGCGTCGGGCACACCGGTGATTGCCTATCGCGGTGGCGGGGCGACAGAGTCGGTGGTGGAGGGCGAGACAGGGGTGTTCTTCGAACGACAGGAGCCAGAACCTCTCATGGAGGTTCTCCGGCAGTTCCACCCCTCCGATTACGACCCTCAGCGCTGCGTGGAGCGAGCGAGAGTCTTCGATTCGACGCGGTTCTTGAGCGAGTGGCGGCAGCTGCTGCAGGAGTACGGATACACCTCACTCCCTCGGATACTGGTGGAGCGAGACGCAGCGGGGTGGTAG
- a CDS encoding orotate phosphoribosyltransferase, translating into MGLSPENILQIFRDCGAVLHGHFRLSSGKHSDTYFEKFQVLQHPHYVQQLCGELAKRFRDDRIDVVVGPTTGGVIIAYEVARQLGTRAVYAEREGDKRVLRRGFTLCEGERVLVVDDILTTGGSVREVLEMLEPYRVRLVGVGILVDRTGGQVDLGARTETLLQLRVEAWQPEECPLCQRGEPITEPGSRFLQAQTTS; encoded by the coding sequence ATGGGTCTCTCTCCTGAAAACATTCTGCAAATCTTTCGCGACTGTGGCGCGGTGCTGCACGGGCATTTTCGGCTCAGCTCGGGAAAGCACAGCGATACCTACTTCGAAAAGTTTCAGGTGCTGCAGCACCCCCACTATGTGCAACAGCTGTGCGGCGAGCTGGCGAAGCGATTCCGCGACGACCGCATCGACGTGGTGGTAGGACCGACCACGGGTGGAGTCATCATCGCTTATGAGGTGGCTCGACAGCTGGGCACGCGAGCGGTGTACGCCGAACGTGAGGGTGACAAGCGCGTGCTGCGTCGGGGCTTTACCCTGTGCGAAGGCGAGCGCGTGCTGGTAGTAGATGACATCCTGACCACTGGTGGTTCGGTGCGTGAGGTGCTTGAGATGTTGGAGCCGTACCGCGTGCGGCTGGTGGGCGTGGGTATCCTCGTAGACCGCACTGGCGGGCAGGTAGACCTCGGCGCGCGTACCGAAACCCTGCTGCAACTGAGAGTGGAGGCGTGGCAGCCTGAGGAATGTCCTCTCTGCCAGCGCGGCGAGCCCATTACCGAGCCGGGCAGCCGGTTCCTGCAGGCGCAAACTACCTCTTGA
- a CDS encoding ABC transporter ATP-binding protein translates to MQTLYAIRTERLTKIYISRNQKHTAVHDLSLQIADGETVGFLGANGAGKTTTIKMLLHFIAPTQGRAWLYGVPCEEPRARQKVGYMPEQPYFPRYLTPRELLSAHAALAGVSAREAKHRVEIALELARADTFAHRPIGKLSKGMTQRVALAQALVGDPRLLILDEPASGLDPVSRVEMRNVLQVLKEQGKTIFLSSHHLGEVELICDRVAIIHQGQLLAFGTPEELTQQTNRYVLIAENVTPNTERALCDLCTSVRREGFQVVAVTDEAQVFALVKLLGEANARLVSVVQQRETLEEAFLRIVQSAPATSPIDKAA, encoded by the coding sequence ATGCAAACGCTGTACGCTATTCGCACCGAAAGATTAACCAAGATATACATATCGCGCAATCAGAAGCATACCGCTGTGCATGACCTCAGCCTGCAGATTGCAGACGGCGAGACGGTCGGTTTTCTGGGAGCAAACGGCGCGGGAAAAACCACCACCATCAAAATGCTGCTGCACTTTATCGCGCCGACACAGGGACGAGCATGGCTATACGGTGTTCCCTGCGAGGAGCCTCGCGCCCGTCAAAAAGTTGGCTACATGCCCGAACAGCCCTACTTCCCGCGTTATCTCACACCGCGCGAGTTGCTCTCTGCTCATGCCGCACTGGCAGGCGTATCGGCACGTGAGGCGAAGCACCGAGTGGAAATCGCGCTGGAGCTGGCTCGTGCCGATACCTTCGCACACCGCCCCATTGGCAAGCTGTCCAAGGGCATGACGCAGCGCGTGGCTCTGGCGCAGGCGCTGGTAGGCGACCCGCGACTACTCATCCTGGACGAGCCTGCCTCAGGACTAGACCCTGTGTCACGGGTGGAGATGCGCAATGTGCTGCAGGTGCTGAAGGAGCAAGGGAAAACCATCTTCCTCAGCTCACACCATCTTGGTGAAGTGGAACTGATTTGCGACCGCGTAGCGATTATCCACCAGGGACAACTGCTCGCCTTCGGAACGCCCGAAGAGCTCACCCAGCAAACCAACCGATACGTGCTTATTGCTGAGAACGTTACCCCAAACACCGAACGAGCGTTGTGCGACCTCTGCACGAGCGTCCGTCGCGAAGGTTTTCAGGTTGTTGCGGTAACGGACGAGGCACAGGTGTTTGCATTGGTCAAACTGCTGGGTGAAGCAAACGCCCGGTTGGTCAGTGTCGTCCAGCAACGCGAGACTCTGGAAGAGGCGTTCCTGCGCATCGTCCAGAGTGCACCTGCAACAAGCCCTATCGATAAGGCAGCATAG